In the Anastrepha obliqua isolate idAnaObli1 chromosome 1, idAnaObli1_1.0, whole genome shotgun sequence genome, one interval contains:
- the LOC129240928 gene encoding uncharacterized protein CG45076 isoform X2, which yields MVYESGFTTRRTYTSRPVVTSYAVTYPVSRVYRTSYPIYSSYTIPKRVYTGSRFVSSPIRVVTSPTRVVTRVLHSPSPVRVVRTTTRVVSSPERTISYTYRTPSSSSLSYLPATTYSSYTPSTYVYSTPSYYYSPISRVYTRSLSPRITTSPVRSTSYLKRTLPGYGARALTNYLNTEPFTTFQDETNRIRHRAQSLIRDIQTPVIRRARSCTPFPVTGYSYGPTSQLALDAYVERITNPVRHVAKEVHRISYYPEPAHKYVGKSHLASVRICGDKAYNIRRPMYDSDKVRTDINLLSWYLRHPQGKSERKHQENDSVNKVEAVEVDA from the exons tatCCCGTCTCCCGT GTGTATAGAACGAGTTACCCAATTTACTCTTCGTATACGATTCCTAAACGGGTATACACTGGATCGCGCTTTGTTTCTTCGCCTATTCGAGTTGTAACTTCCCCAACCCGCGTAGTGACACGCGTTTTACACTCGCCATCGCCGGTTCGCGTTGTCCGCACAACTACTCGGGTTGTTTCTTCACCAGAGCGTACGATCTCATACACCTACAGAACACCGAGCTCCTCGAGTTTGTCATATTTGCCAGCAACTACCTACAGCTCGTACACGCCATCCACTTATGTGTACTCCACTCCATCCTATTACTACTCGCCCATATCTCGTGTGTACACACGCTCCCTGAGCCCTAGGATAACTACCTCACCAGTGCGATCAACATCATACCTGAAAAGAACCCTACCAGGATATGGCGCCCGTGCTCTAACAAATTATCTCAACACCGAGCCCTTTACA ACATTTCAAGACGAAACGAATCGGATTCGTCACCGCGCACAGTCCTTAATTCGCGACATCCAAACCCCAGTGATTCGTCGGGCGCGGAGCTGTACACCGTTTCCAGTTACTGG ATACTCGTACGGGCCAACTTCTCAACTCGCCCTTGATGCATATGTTGAAAGGATAACCAATCCCGTACGCCATGTTGCCAAGGAAGTTCATAGAATTTCCTATTACCCTGAACCAGCACATAAATATGTGG gcAAAAGTCATCTTGCATCAGTAAGGATTTGTGGAGATAAGGCCTATAATATTAGAAGGCCAATGTATGATTCGGATAAGGTCCGAACAGATATTAATCTTTTATCATGGTATTTAAGACATCCCCAAGGGAAGAGTGAGAGAAAACACCAGGAGAACGATTCCGTGAACAAAG TTGAAGCTGTTGAAGTTGATGCCTAA